One Streptomyces sp. ML-6 genomic region harbors:
- a CDS encoding peptidoglycan-binding protein: MTVPSFEEYVPAVDCVCAGCAAQRRAAGALSVRDGGHPAAHGARRAMVLVTAAGVVLSSGVAEAAGARGASTVTDMTDVAGASAVTDTDLADAPAAADSTVPTDATGVPAGPDPESPQGGPGPLRGGGTAGPPSSTTTTPKLRSTSRADIINRAKKWVSAQVPYSMVKYWPDGYRQDCSGFVSMAWNLPGNEWTGSLSAFGTRIAREDLQPGDILLFHNPADPSKGSHVTIFGGWTDYTHTHYTAYEQTKPHTRKRTTPMAYWTHSGSYVAYRYKGLTGGSSGGSAATTKFPGTGMFGPGASNQYVTQLGRMLVQRGGKRFYGVGPGPGWGDADRRATQAFQRAQGWKGKEADGIPGPDTWQLLIAGTGHDIPGTGTGTGTGTGTGTGVGTGTGQSSSNPDAKFPGRGYFRPGRSNSHVERLGRQLVKKGYGKHYVSGPDPRWTEADRRNVEAFQRAQGWRGGAADGYPGPETWRRLFA, from the coding sequence ATGACTGTGCCGTCCTTCGAGGAGTACGTACCCGCCGTCGACTGCGTCTGTGCGGGGTGCGCCGCGCAGCGGCGGGCCGCCGGCGCGCTGTCCGTGCGGGACGGCGGCCATCCGGCCGCCCACGGCGCGCGCCGCGCGATGGTGCTGGTCACCGCGGCCGGTGTGGTGCTGAGCAGCGGAGTGGCGGAGGCGGCGGGTGCGAGGGGTGCCTCGACCGTGACGGACATGACGGATGTGGCAGGCGCGTCGGCCGTAACGGATACGGACCTGGCAGACGCCCCGGCCGCCGCGGACTCGACGGTGCCGACGGACGCGACCGGAGTCCCGGCCGGCCCGGACCCGGAGAGTCCGCAGGGCGGTCCCGGACCGCTGCGCGGCGGCGGGACCGCGGGCCCGCCCTCGTCCACGACCACCACGCCCAAGCTGCGCAGCACCAGCCGGGCCGACATCATCAACCGGGCGAAGAAGTGGGTGTCCGCGCAGGTCCCGTACAGCATGGTGAAGTACTGGCCGGACGGTTACCGGCAGGACTGCTCCGGCTTCGTGTCGATGGCCTGGAACCTGCCGGGCAACGAGTGGACCGGCAGCCTCTCCGCGTTCGGGACGCGGATCGCGCGGGAGGATCTCCAGCCCGGCGACATCCTGCTCTTCCACAACCCGGCCGACCCCTCCAAGGGCTCGCACGTCACGATCTTCGGCGGCTGGACCGACTACACGCACACCCACTACACGGCGTACGAGCAGACGAAGCCGCACACCCGCAAGCGGACGACGCCGATGGCGTACTGGACCCACTCGGGCAGCTACGTCGCGTACCGCTACAAGGGCCTCACCGGCGGGAGCAGCGGCGGCAGCGCCGCGACGACGAAGTTCCCCGGCACGGGGATGTTCGGCCCCGGCGCCAGCAACCAGTACGTCACCCAGCTCGGCCGGATGCTCGTGCAGCGCGGCGGCAAGCGTTTCTACGGGGTCGGCCCCGGACCCGGCTGGGGCGACGCGGACCGGCGCGCCACCCAGGCGTTCCAGAGGGCCCAGGGCTGGAAGGGCAAGGAGGCGGACGGCATCCCCGGCCCCGACACCTGGCAGCTCCTGATCGCCGGGACCGGACACGACATCCCCGGCACAGGCACCGGAACCGGAACCGGAACCGGAACCGGCACAGGCGTCGGCACAGGCACCGGGCAGAGCAGCTCGAACCCGGATGCGAAGTTCCCCGGCCGGGGCTATTTCAGGCCCGGTCGATCCAACAGCCATGTCGAGAGGCTCGGCAGGCAGTTGGTGAAGAAGGGGTACGGCAAGCACTACGTGTCGGGCCCCGACCCCCGGTGGACCGAGGCGGACCGGCGCAATGTCGAGGCCTTCCAGCGGGCGCAGGGCTGGCGGGGCGGAGCGGCCGACGGCTACCCCGGCCCGGAGACCTGGCGGCGGCTCTTCGCGTGA
- a CDS encoding HAD-IIA family hydrolase, with protein sequence MAERKPISSWLTDMDGVLIHEGTPIPGADAFIKRLRDSGLPFLVLTNNSIYTARDLHARLNRMGLDVPVENIWTSALATAQFLDDQRPGGTAYVIGEAGLTTALHDIGYVLTDHDPDYVVLGETRTYSFEALTKAIRLINNGARFICTNPDETGPSAEGPLPATGSVAALITKATGKAPYFAGKPNPLMMRTGLNAIGAHSESSAMIGDRMDTDVLAGLEAGMQTFLVLTGLTTVADIDKYPFRPSTVVDSIADLVALVDEG encoded by the coding sequence ATGGCAGAGCGCAAGCCGATCTCGTCCTGGCTCACCGACATGGACGGAGTCCTGATCCACGAGGGCACGCCGATCCCCGGCGCGGACGCCTTCATCAAGCGGTTGCGTGACTCGGGCCTCCCCTTCCTGGTCCTCACCAACAACTCCATCTACACCGCCCGCGACCTGCACGCCCGGCTGAACCGCATGGGCCTGGACGTGCCCGTGGAGAACATCTGGACCTCCGCCCTGGCCACCGCCCAGTTCCTGGACGACCAGCGGCCCGGCGGCACGGCGTACGTCATCGGCGAGGCCGGGCTCACCACCGCCCTGCACGACATCGGCTACGTCCTCACCGACCACGACCCGGACTACGTGGTCCTCGGCGAGACCCGCACCTACAGCTTCGAGGCGCTCACCAAGGCGATCCGGCTGATCAACAACGGTGCCCGCTTCATCTGCACCAACCCCGACGAGACCGGCCCGTCCGCCGAGGGCCCGCTGCCCGCCACCGGCTCCGTCGCCGCCCTCATCACCAAGGCCACCGGCAAGGCCCCGTACTTCGCGGGCAAGCCCAATCCGCTGATGATGCGCACCGGGCTCAACGCGATCGGCGCCCACTCCGAGTCCAGCGCCATGATCGGCGACCGGATGGACACCGACGTGCTGGCCGGCCTGGAGGCGGGGATGCAGACCTTCCTGGTCCTCACCGGCCTCACCACGGTCGCGGACATCGACAAGTACCCCTTCCGGCCGTCCACGGTCGTGGACTCGATCGCCGACCTGGTCGCCCTCGTCGACGAGGGCTGA
- a CDS encoding 2-aminoethylphosphonate ABC transporter substrate-binding protein, protein MRKNHLKPVAAVTGCLALAATLSACGGSSAASDEKVVTVYSADGLKGENGDGWYDKVFKDFEKKTGIKVKYVEGGSGEMVQRAVREKSNTQADVLVTLPPFIQQADSKGLLATYEPVGSDQVDDADKAYNSKWTSVVNNYFGFIHNKKEMKQAPVTWEELLDGKFKNKIQYSTPGVAGDGTAVLIKAMNDFGGKEPAMEYLKKLQANNVGPSASTGKLAPKVDKGELLVANGDVQMNFAQSKDMPNLGIWFPAKQGGKPTTFALPYAAGLVEKAPHSENGKKLLDFMLSEQAQKDVSAVGGGFSARKDVEATDANAVALAGLMDGVEVFEPDWSDIGTNLDVYVDAWKSATGS, encoded by the coding sequence ATGCGCAAGAACCACCTCAAGCCCGTAGCCGCCGTCACCGGCTGCCTCGCCCTCGCCGCCACGCTCTCCGCCTGCGGCGGCTCGTCGGCCGCGTCCGACGAGAAGGTCGTCACCGTCTACAGCGCCGACGGCCTCAAGGGCGAGAACGGCGACGGCTGGTACGACAAGGTGTTCAAGGACTTCGAGAAGAAGACCGGCATCAAGGTCAAGTACGTCGAGGGCGGCTCCGGCGAGATGGTGCAGCGGGCCGTCCGCGAGAAGTCCAACACCCAGGCCGACGTACTGGTCACCCTGCCGCCGTTCATCCAGCAGGCCGACAGCAAGGGCCTGCTGGCCACGTACGAGCCAGTCGGCTCCGACCAGGTCGACGACGCCGACAAGGCGTACAACTCCAAGTGGACCTCGGTCGTCAACAACTACTTCGGCTTCATCCACAACAAGAAGGAGATGAAGCAGGCGCCCGTCACCTGGGAGGAACTGCTCGACGGGAAGTTCAAGAACAAGATCCAGTACTCCACGCCCGGGGTCGCCGGTGACGGCACGGCCGTGCTCATCAAGGCCATGAACGACTTCGGCGGCAAGGAGCCGGCGATGGAGTACCTGAAGAAGCTCCAGGCCAACAACGTCGGCCCGTCCGCCTCCACCGGCAAGCTGGCCCCCAAGGTGGACAAGGGCGAACTGCTCGTTGCCAACGGCGACGTCCAGATGAACTTCGCGCAGTCCAAGGACATGCCGAACCTCGGCATCTGGTTCCCCGCGAAGCAGGGCGGCAAGCCCACCACCTTCGCGCTGCCGTACGCGGCCGGCCTGGTGGAGAAGGCCCCGCACAGCGAGAACGGCAAGAAGCTGCTCGACTTCATGCTCTCCGAGCAGGCCCAGAAGGACGTCAGCGCGGTCGGCGGCGGCTTCTCCGCCCGCAAGGACGTCGAGGCCACCGACGCCAACGCCGTCGCGCTCGCCGGGCTGATGGACGGCGTGGAGGTCTTCGAGCCGGACTGGTCGGACATCGGCACCAACCTGGACGTGTACGTGGACGCCTGGAAGTCGGCCACCGGCAGCTGA
- a CDS encoding ABC transporter permease subunit: MLVHSRTGKWATWAVFFVLFVPLFAVPLLVVLAASFATNWSGAFPSGPTAKHYAAATGGDSLQALTTSLVTAVAASLLALALGSWAALAAASMRRRGKRFLDALFMLPVAVPSVVVGLAVLVAFSKPPMLLNGTRWIVILAHTILVTAFAYSSVSAATMRLDPMYEQAAASLGAGPGRVLWRVKLPLLLPSLTAAAGLCFALSMGELSATMMLYPPDWTPLPVQIFAATDRGSLFTGAAVAVVLMGTTLLVLLGVSRIRTRASYR, translated from the coding sequence GTGTTGGTGCATAGCCGTACGGGGAAATGGGCCACCTGGGCCGTGTTCTTCGTGCTCTTCGTCCCGCTGTTCGCGGTGCCGCTGCTGGTCGTCCTCGCCGCGTCGTTCGCGACCAACTGGTCCGGGGCCTTCCCCTCCGGGCCGACCGCGAAGCACTACGCCGCCGCGACCGGCGGGGACTCCCTCCAGGCCCTGACCACCAGCCTGGTCACCGCCGTCGCCGCCAGCCTGCTCGCCCTCGCCCTCGGCTCCTGGGCCGCGCTCGCCGCCGCCTCGATGCGCAGGCGCGGCAAGCGGTTCCTCGACGCGCTGTTCATGCTGCCGGTCGCCGTGCCGTCCGTCGTGGTGGGCCTCGCCGTGCTCGTCGCGTTCAGCAAGCCGCCGATGCTGCTGAACGGGACGCGCTGGATCGTGATCCTGGCGCACACCATTCTTGTCACCGCGTTCGCCTATTCGTCGGTTTCGGCGGCGACGATGCGTCTCGACCCGATGTACGAGCAGGCGGCGGCCAGTCTCGGCGCGGGCCCCGGCCGGGTGCTGTGGCGGGTCAAGCTGCCGCTCCTGCTGCCGTCCCTCACGGCGGCGGCGGGGCTCTGCTTCGCCCTGTCCATGGGCGAGTTGAGCGCCACGATGATGCTCTACCCGCCGGACTGGACACCGCTCCCGGTGCAGATCTTCGCGGCCACCGACCGCGGTTCGCTCTTCACCGGCGCGGCCGTCGCCGTGGTCCTGATGGGAACGACGCTGCTCGTGCTGCTCGGCGTCTCCCGCATCCGCACCAGGGCCTCGTACCGCTGA
- a CDS encoding 2-aminoethylphosphonate ABC transporter permease subunit, producing the protein MASAAHPAASGVTATKAPRPRTGNDGTGPSGATPPAPAGPSAPAREARRVPRFVWALPPVAVLALVFLYPLALVVQQSVTPDEGGTSFAPYGEVFASEAFRSALTTTVWLAAGSTAGCLVLGFVLAMIIAFVPFPGCRAVARFIDVFLSFPSFLITLALLFIYGNVGMANGVWTDLTGASSGPFDFLTTPWGVLLAEITYFTPFVMRPLLAAFSQLDSAQLEVASSLGAKPARIVRQVILPEALPALAAGGSLVLVMCLNEFGIVLFTGAKGVTTLPMLVYGKAILESDYPTACVVAVVNIVISVGLYSLYRMVSRRVGA; encoded by the coding sequence ATGGCTAGCGCCGCCCACCCCGCCGCGTCCGGCGTCACGGCGACGAAGGCACCGCGCCCGCGCACCGGCAACGACGGGACCGGCCCGTCCGGGGCGACGCCCCCGGCCCCGGCAGGTCCGTCCGCCCCGGCCCGTGAGGCCCGGCGCGTGCCCCGCTTCGTCTGGGCGCTGCCGCCCGTCGCCGTCCTCGCCCTCGTCTTCCTCTACCCGCTGGCCCTCGTCGTCCAGCAGTCCGTCACCCCGGACGAGGGCGGCACCTCGTTCGCCCCGTACGGCGAGGTGTTCGCCTCCGAGGCGTTCCGCTCGGCCCTGACGACCACCGTCTGGCTGGCGGCCGGCTCCACGGCCGGCTGCCTCGTGCTGGGCTTCGTCCTGGCCATGATCATCGCCTTCGTGCCGTTCCCCGGCTGCCGGGCGGTCGCCAGGTTCATCGACGTCTTCCTCTCCTTCCCGTCGTTCCTGATCACGCTCGCCCTGCTGTTCATCTACGGCAACGTCGGCATGGCCAACGGCGTCTGGACGGACCTCACCGGGGCGTCGAGCGGTCCCTTCGACTTCCTGACCACCCCGTGGGGCGTCCTGCTCGCCGAGATCACCTACTTCACCCCGTTCGTGATGCGCCCGCTGCTCGCCGCGTTCTCGCAGCTCGACAGCGCGCAGCTGGAGGTGGCGTCCTCGCTGGGCGCGAAGCCGGCCCGGATCGTGCGGCAGGTGATCCTCCCCGAGGCGCTCCCCGCGCTCGCCGCGGGCGGCAGCCTCGTCCTCGTGATGTGCCTCAACGAGTTCGGCATCGTGCTGTTCACCGGCGCGAAGGGAGTCACGACCCTGCCGATGCTCGTCTACGGCAAGGCGATCCTGGAGTCCGACTACCCGACGGCCTGCGTCGTCGCCGTCGTCAACATCGTGATCTCCGTCGGCCTCTACAGCTTGTATCGGATGGTGAGCCGTCGTGTTGGTGCATAG
- a CDS encoding ABC transporter ATP-binding protein, which yields MTGGERSVRSGIRFDQVSVVYGGNTVLDRLDLTVEPGEVMALLGPSGSGKTTALRAVAGFVRPASGRVYLGDRDVTGLPPHQRGIGMVVQQYALFPHMRVRDNVAFGLKSHKVAKAEIPARVAEALELVGMAAYAERYPRELSGGQQQRVAIARALAIRPGVLLLDEPLSALDAQLRSGMLAELARLHRELPDVSILYVTHDQVEALTLADRIAVMDKARLQDCGTPQDLYRRPRTEFTASFVGNANLLPVTVADGTDTVDFAGHALDVPTGGAARGATATLCVRPHLVGLGDGPNALSGTIAEVQWRGSTHRLYVDVAGHRVKADLRELRETPALGDRVTVHFAAEDAVLLPAGTASGAGAETATGAGAGTASGAGTATGAGTATKAGATTKAEVTTGAGGGTDG from the coding sequence ATGACCGGCGGAGAGCGGTCCGTCCGCAGCGGCATCAGGTTCGACCAGGTCAGCGTCGTGTACGGCGGGAACACCGTGCTCGACCGGCTCGACCTGACCGTCGAACCCGGCGAGGTCATGGCCCTGCTCGGCCCCTCGGGGTCCGGCAAGACCACCGCCCTGCGGGCCGTCGCCGGATTCGTCCGGCCCGCCTCGGGCCGGGTGTACCTGGGCGACCGCGACGTGACCGGGCTGCCGCCGCACCAGCGCGGCATCGGCATGGTCGTTCAGCAGTACGCCCTCTTCCCGCACATGCGGGTCCGGGACAACGTCGCCTTCGGGCTCAAGTCCCACAAGGTCGCGAAGGCCGAGATCCCCGCACGGGTCGCCGAGGCGCTCGAACTCGTCGGCATGGCCGCCTACGCCGAGCGCTACCCGCGCGAACTCTCCGGCGGCCAGCAGCAGCGCGTCGCCATCGCCCGCGCGCTCGCCATCCGGCCCGGCGTCCTGCTGCTCGACGAACCGCTCTCCGCGCTCGACGCCCAGCTCCGCTCCGGAATGCTCGCCGAACTGGCCCGGCTGCACCGCGAGTTGCCCGACGTCTCCATCCTGTACGTCACCCACGACCAGGTCGAGGCGCTCACCCTCGCCGACCGGATCGCGGTCATGGACAAGGCACGCCTCCAGGACTGCGGCACCCCGCAGGACCTGTACCGCCGCCCGCGCACGGAGTTCACCGCCTCGTTCGTCGGCAACGCCAACCTGCTGCCGGTGACCGTCGCCGACGGCACCGACACCGTCGACTTCGCCGGGCACGCGCTGGACGTACCGACCGGCGGGGCGGCCCGCGGGGCCACCGCCACCCTGTGCGTCCGGCCCCACCTGGTCGGGCTCGGCGACGGCCCCAACGCCCTGAGCGGCACCATCGCCGAGGTCCAGTGGCGCGGCTCCACCCACCGGCTGTACGTCGACGTGGCCGGCCACCGGGTCAAGGCCGACCTGCGGGAACTGCGCGAGACCCCGGCGCTCGGCGACCGGGTCACCGTGCACTTCGCGGCCGAGGACGCGGTGCTGCTGCCCGCGGGCACGGCGTCCGGAGCCGGAGCAGAAACCGCAACCGGGGCAGGAGCCGGAACCGCAAGCGGAGCAGGAACCGCAACCGGAGCAGGAACCGCGACCAAGGCCGGAGCCACAACCAAGGCCGAAGTCACGACCGGAGCCGGAGGAGGGACCGATGGCTAG
- a CDS encoding phosphonatase-like hydrolase: protein MNTGTPSTGKLNLVVLDMAGTTVADGGLVEQAFSVAAERLGVEPGSADHAEKLDHVRATMGESKISVFRHLFGAEDLARRANTAFEEAYGELVDGGRIAPLPGAREAIERLRAEGRTVVLTTGFARVTQDAILAALGWQDLVPLTLCPADAGGRGRPWPDMVLAAFLRTGAVDDVRRIAVAGDTSYDMLSGVRSGAGIVAGVLTGAHDKDQLARHGATHVLGSVAELPDLIARAEA from the coding sequence CTGAACACCGGGACGCCGAGCACCGGGAAGCTGAACCTGGTCGTCCTCGACATGGCCGGCACCACCGTCGCCGACGGCGGCCTCGTCGAGCAGGCGTTCTCCGTCGCGGCCGAACGCCTCGGCGTGGAGCCCGGCTCCGCCGACCACGCCGAGAAGCTCGACCACGTGCGCGCCACCATGGGAGAGTCCAAGATCTCGGTCTTCCGCCACCTCTTCGGTGCCGAGGACCTGGCCCGGCGGGCCAACACCGCCTTCGAGGAGGCGTACGGCGAACTCGTCGACGGCGGCCGCATCGCACCGCTTCCCGGCGCCCGCGAGGCCATCGAGCGGCTCCGGGCCGAGGGCCGGACCGTGGTCCTGACCACCGGTTTCGCCCGCGTCACCCAGGACGCCATCCTGGCCGCGCTCGGCTGGCAGGACCTGGTGCCCCTGACCCTCTGCCCGGCCGACGCGGGCGGTCGCGGACGCCCCTGGCCGGACATGGTCCTCGCCGCGTTCCTGCGCACCGGTGCCGTGGACGACGTCCGGCGGATCGCGGTCGCGGGCGACACCTCGTACGACATGCTCAGCGGCGTGCGCTCGGGGGCCGGAATCGTGGCCGGGGTGCTCACCGGGGCCCACGACAAGGACCAACTGGCCCGGCACGGTGCCACGCACGTCCTCGGCTCCGTCGCCGAGCTCCCGGACCTGATCGCGCGGGCCGAGGCATGA
- a CDS encoding TIGR03364 family FAD-dependent oxidoreductase has translation MRVIVVGAGVVGTMHAWHAVNRGHEVVQIERESEARGASLRNFGQIWVSGRAGGEELETALRARELWEGIGARVPELGFRACGSLTPLRTELEIAVADAAVARPDAGARGYKLLTADEARAINPALRGDFTAALWCERDAAVEPRTAQLALKKELLKSGRYAFLGGREVREVVGTASVRDDHGDVHTGDAVILATGAWLGGLVRELAGPDLPVRRVRLQMMQTDPLGEPLTTSVADADSFRYYPAYRSGALDALNAEQAQAPTAAAHGMQLLMVQRRDGGLTIGDTHEYEHPFFFDTVEEPYEHLTGVVESFLGRPLPRIRHRWAGVYAQCTDTSRVVHRQQVRDGVWLVTGPGGRGMTCSPAIAETTADELGW, from the coding sequence GTGAGAGTCATCGTCGTAGGAGCCGGCGTGGTGGGAACCATGCACGCCTGGCACGCAGTGAACCGCGGCCACGAGGTCGTACAGATCGAGCGCGAGAGCGAGGCGCGCGGGGCATCGCTCCGCAACTTTGGACAGATATGGGTCAGCGGCCGGGCCGGCGGCGAGGAGCTGGAGACCGCGCTGCGCGCCCGTGAGCTGTGGGAGGGCATCGGGGCACGGGTCCCGGAGCTGGGCTTCCGGGCCTGCGGCTCGCTCACCCCGCTCCGTACCGAGCTGGAGATCGCGGTCGCCGATGCGGCCGTCGCCCGGCCCGACGCGGGGGCGCGCGGCTACAAGCTGCTCACCGCCGACGAGGCCCGCGCGATCAACCCCGCGCTGCGCGGTGACTTCACCGCCGCCCTGTGGTGCGAGCGGGACGCGGCGGTCGAGCCGCGCACCGCCCAACTGGCCCTGAAGAAGGAACTGTTGAAGTCGGGCCGGTACGCGTTCCTCGGCGGGCGCGAGGTCCGCGAGGTGGTGGGCACCGCCTCCGTCCGCGACGACCACGGCGACGTGCACACCGGCGACGCCGTGATCCTGGCCACCGGCGCCTGGCTCGGCGGCCTCGTCCGCGAACTGGCCGGCCCCGACCTCCCGGTGCGCCGCGTCCGGCTCCAGATGATGCAGACCGACCCGCTCGGCGAACCGCTCACCACCTCCGTCGCCGACGCGGACAGCTTCCGCTACTACCCGGCGTACCGGAGCGGGGCGCTCGACGCCCTCAACGCCGAGCAGGCGCAGGCCCCCACCGCGGCGGCGCACGGGATGCAGCTGCTGATGGTGCAGCGCCGCGACGGCGGACTGACCATCGGCGACACCCACGAGTACGAGCACCCCTTCTTCTTCGACACCGTCGAGGAGCCGTACGAACACCTCACCGGGGTCGTCGAGTCCTTCCTCGGCCGCCCGCTGCCGAGGATCCGCCACCGCTGGGCCGGGGTCTACGCCCAGTGCACCGACACCAGCCGGGTCGTCCACCGCCAGCAGGTGCGGGACGGCGTCTGGCTGGTCACCGGACCGGGCGGCAGGGGCATGACCTGCTCGCCCGCGATCGCCGAAACGACCGCCGACGAACTGGGCTGGTGA
- a CDS encoding GntR family transcriptional regulator — protein sequence MDYPHDQAPGAPIRSGIPEHGRIPKYYAVKARVSALVEELGEGGMLPTERDLAERYEVSRETVRQALRELLLEGRLARQGRGTVVAGPKLEQPLSLASYTEGVRRQGRTPGRHLIGLERFPCPGALARDIGVARGESVWHLERVLLADDERVGLESTYVSVARVPHLDRDFDPDSSFYAYLRDRLGIPFGDADERIETVLATPREALLIGTPPALPMLLMHRISRDTDGKPLERVRTLFRGDRFSFTAHLGAQDGH from the coding sequence GTGGACTACCCGCACGACCAGGCACCTGGCGCACCCATCCGTTCCGGCATCCCGGAGCACGGCCGCATCCCCAAGTACTACGCCGTGAAGGCCCGTGTCTCCGCGCTCGTGGAGGAGTTGGGCGAGGGCGGGATGCTGCCCACCGAACGCGACCTCGCCGAGCGGTACGAGGTCTCGCGCGAGACGGTGCGCCAGGCGCTGCGCGAGCTCCTGCTGGAGGGGCGGCTCGCCCGGCAGGGACGCGGCACGGTCGTCGCGGGGCCCAAGCTGGAGCAGCCGCTCTCGCTGGCGAGTTACACGGAGGGCGTGCGCCGCCAGGGCCGTACGCCGGGGCGCCACCTGATCGGACTGGAACGGTTCCCCTGCCCCGGGGCGCTCGCCCGCGACATAGGGGTGGCGCGCGGGGAGTCGGTCTGGCACCTGGAGCGGGTGCTGCTCGCCGACGACGAGCGGGTCGGGCTGGAGAGCACGTACGTCTCCGTCGCCCGAGTGCCCCACCTGGACCGGGACTTCGACCCCGACTCGTCCTTCTACGCCTATCTCCGCGACCGGCTCGGGATTCCCTTCGGGGACGCCGACGAGCGGATCGAGACCGTGCTCGCCACACCGCGCGAGGCGCTGCTCATCGGCACCCCGCCCGCGCTGCCCATGCTGCTGATGCACCGCATCTCGCGCGACACGGACGGCAAGCCGCTGGAACGCGTGCGGACCCTCTTCCGGGGCGACAGGTTCTCCTTCACCGCGCACCTGGGCGCGCAGGACGGGCACTGA
- a CDS encoding ROK family transcriptional regulator gives MLRGHNAALVLDLLRSAGGEGISRIEIAEGTGLTPQAVSKITARLRAEGLATGAGRRASTGGKPRTVLRLVPEAGHAVGLHLDRDGLTAVLVDLAGAVVASRTAPLDLGAPANEVLTAAADAVAAIRGAVTGASEAAGAGANTGTGAGSGAGECAGPGTGTGGGAGSWGGEERGPEGRAVLGVGVAVPGPLDHRGGVLHRVTGFPQWDGYPLRDALAVRTGLPVVVDKDTNAAALGLALRTAGGDGAGGGGGAADGGDFAYLHLGTGLGAGLFLGGELHRGARTGAGEFGHQTIRLDGPECGCGGRGCIEALCLAAVARGDVAEAARVLGTGAANLVGLLDIDRVVLGGRTVAADPDAYVRGVRAVIDERTRRGGIAPVPVAAVGGGDRPVAEGAAQLILAPLFGRADGPGGADGADSGDGVHGGGAGREE, from the coding sequence ATGCTGCGCGGCCACAATGCCGCGCTCGTGCTGGATCTGCTGCGGTCGGCGGGCGGGGAGGGCATCAGCAGGATCGAAATCGCCGAAGGCACGGGGCTCACGCCGCAGGCCGTCAGCAAGATCACGGCCCGGCTGCGGGCCGAGGGCCTGGCGACCGGGGCGGGCCGGCGGGCGTCCACCGGGGGCAAGCCGCGCACCGTGCTGCGCCTGGTGCCGGAGGCCGGACACGCGGTCGGCCTGCATCTGGACCGGGACGGGCTGACGGCGGTGCTCGTCGACCTGGCCGGCGCGGTCGTCGCGAGCCGCACCGCCCCGCTGGACCTCGGCGCCCCGGCGAACGAGGTGCTCACGGCCGCGGCGGACGCGGTCGCGGCGATACGGGGCGCGGTCACGGGTGCGAGTGAGGCTGCGGGCGCGGGCGCGAATACGGGGACGGGGGCGGGAAGCGGCGCGGGCGAGTGCGCGGGGCCGGGGACGGGGACGGGGGGTGGTGCGGGTTCGTGGGGAGGTGAGGAGCGGGGGCCGGAAGGCCGGGCGGTGCTCGGGGTCGGGGTGGCGGTGCCGGGGCCGCTGGACCACCGGGGCGGCGTGCTGCACCGGGTCACCGGGTTCCCGCAGTGGGACGGGTATCCGTTGCGGGACGCGCTCGCCGTACGGACCGGGCTGCCCGTCGTCGTGGACAAGGACACCAACGCCGCCGCCCTCGGGCTCGCCCTGCGGACGGCGGGCGGCGACGGCGCGGGGGGAGGTGGTGGCGCGGCGGACGGTGGCGACTTCGCGTATCTGCACCTCGGGACCGGGCTCGGCGCCGGGCTGTTCCTCGGCGGGGAGCTGCACCGGGGGGCCCGTACCGGGGCCGGTGAGTTCGGGCACCAGACGATCCGGCTGGACGGGCCGGAGTGCGGCTGCGGGGGGCGCGGCTGCATCGAGGCGCTCTGCCTCGCCGCCGTCGCCCGGGGCGATGTCGCCGAGGCGGCCCGGGTGCTGGGGACCGGCGCCGCCAACCTGGTCGGGCTGCTCGACATCGACCGGGTGGTGCTCGGCGGCCGTACCGTCGCGGCCGATCCCGACGCGTACGTACGGGGCGTGCGCGCCGTGATCGACGAGCGCACCCGGCGGGGCGGCATCGCGCCGGTGCCGGTCGCCGCCGTCGGGGGAGGGGACCGGCCGGTCGCGGAGGGGGCCGCCCAACTGATCCTGGCCCCGCTGTTCGGCCGGGCGGACGGCCCAGGCGGTGCGGACGGCGCGGACAGTGGGGATGGCGTGCATGGCGGGGGCGCGGGGCGCGAGGAGTGA